A single window of Vidua chalybeata isolate OUT-0048 chromosome 7, bVidCha1 merged haplotype, whole genome shotgun sequence DNA harbors:
- the TBR1 gene encoding T-box brain protein 1 isoform X2, whose protein sequence is MQLEHCLSPSIMLSKKFLNVSSSYPHAGGSELALHDHPIISTTDNLERSSPLKKITRGMTNQSDTDNFPDSKDTPGDVQRNKLSPVLDGVSELRHSFDGSAADRYLLSQSSQPQSAASAPSTMFPYPSQHGPAHPAFSIASPSRYMAHHPVITNGAYNSLLSNSSPQGYPTAGYPYPQQYGHSYQGAPFYQFSSTQPGLVPGKAQVYLCNRPLWLKFHRHQTEMIITKQGRRMFPFLSFNISGLDPTAHYNIFVDVILADPNHWRFQGGKWVPCGKADTNVQGNRVYMHPDSPNTGAHWMRQEISFGKLKLTNNKGASNNNGQMVVLQSLHKYQPRLHVVEVNEDGTEDTNQPGRVQTFTFPETQFIAVTAYQNTDITQLKIDHNPFAKGFRDNYDTIYTGCDMDRLTPSPNDSPRSQIVPGARYAMAGSFLQDQFQAEDPGAPSPQRWFVAPANNRLDFAASAYDTATDFAGNAATLLSYAAAGVKALPLQAAGCAGRPLGYYADPSGWGARSPPQYCSKSGSVLSCWPNSAAAARMAAGNPYLGEEAESLAPERSPLPGAEDSKPKDLSDSSWIETPSSIKSIDSSDSGIYEQAKRRRISPSDTPVSESSSPLKSEVLTQRDCEKTCAKDIGYYGFYSHS, encoded by the exons ATGCAGCTGGAGCATTGTCTTTCTCCCTCTATCATGCTCTCCAAGAAATTTCTCAATGTGAGCAGCAGTTACCCACATGCAGGCGGATCTGAGCTTGCCTTGCATGATCATCCCATTATCTCGACCACTGACAACCTGGAGAGAAGTTcacctttgaaaaaaattaccaggGGGATGACGAATCAGTCAGATACAGACAATTTTCCTGACTCCAAGGACACACCAGGGGACGTCCAGAGAAATAAACTCTCTCCCGTCTTGGACGGGGTCTCTGAGCTTCGTCACAGTTTCGATGGATCTGCTGCAGATCGCTATCTGCTCTCTCAGTCCAGCCAGCCCCagtctgctgcctctgctcctaGTACCATGTTCCCTTATCCCAGCCAGCATGGACCTGCTCACCCAGCCTTTTCCATCGCCAGCCCCAGCCGCTACATGGCTCATCATCCTGTGATCACCAACGGAGCTTATAACAGCCTCCTGTCCAACTCTTCTCCGCAAGGCTACCCCACGGCGGGCTACCCGTACCCCCAGCAGTATGGCCATTCCTACCAAGGGGCACCTTTCTACCAGTTCTCCTCCACCCAGCCGGGGCTGGTTCCCGGCAAGGCTCAGGTCTACCTGTGCAACAGGCCACTCTGGCTGAAATTTCACCGGCACCAGACGGAGATGATCATCACGAAGCAGGGAAG gcGCATGTTCCCTTTCCTAAGCTTTAATATTTCTGGTCTCGACCCTACGGCTCACTACAATATTTTTGTGGATGTAATTTTGGCGGACCCCAATCACTGGAGATTTCAGGGAGGCAAATGGGTTCCTTGCGGCAAGGCGGACACCAATGTACAAG GAAACCGGGTGTATATGCATCCCGACTCCCCCAACACGGGAGCCCACTGGATGCGTCAGGAAATCTCCTTTGGGAAATTAAAACTTACAAACAATAAAGGAGCATCAAACAACAACGGGCAG ATGGTGGTTTTGCAGTCCCTTCACAAGTACCAACCTCGCTTGCATGTGGTGGAGGTGAACGAAGACGGGACGGAGGATACCAACCAGCCGGGCAGAGTGCAGACATTCACCTTCCCCGAGACTCAGTTCATTGCCGTCACCGCCTACCAAAACACCGAT ATCACGCAGCTGAAAATAGACCACAACCCTTTCGCAAAAGGATTCCGAGACAATTATGACAC GATCTACACGGGCTGCGACATGGACCGGCTGACGCCTTCCCCCAACGACTCACCCCGCTCGCAGATCGTGCCCGGGGCCCGCTACGCCATGGCCGGCTCCTTCCTCCAGGACCAGTTC CAAGCCGAGGACCCGGGGGCCCCCTCGCCGCAGCGCTGGTTCGTCGCCCCCGCCAACAATCGCCTCGACTTCGCCGCCTCCGCCTACGACACGGCCACCGACTTCGCCGGCAACGCGGCCACGCTGCTGTCCTACGCGGCCGCGGGCGTCAAGGCGCTGCCTCTGCAGGCGGCCGGCTGCGCCGGGCGGCCGCTGGGCTACTACGCCGACCCCTCGGGCTGGGGGGCCCGCAGCCCCCCGCAGTACTGCAGCAAGTCGGGCTCCGTGCTCTCCTGCTGGCCCAacagcgcggcggcggcgcgcatGGCCGCCGGCAACCCCTACCTGGGGGAGGAGGCGGAGAGCCTGGCCCCCGAGCGGTCCCCCTTGCCGGGCGCCGAGGACTCCAAGCCCAAAGATTTGTCCGACTCCAGCTGGATCGAGACGCCGTCGTCCATTAAGTCCATCGACTCCTCCGATTCTGGGATTTACGAGCAGGCCAAAAGGAGGCGGATCTCCCCCTCGGACACCCCGGTGTCCGAGAGCTCCTCGCCCCTCAAGAGCGAGGTGCTTACCCAGCGGGACTGCGAAAAGACCTGCGCCAAGGACATCGGCTATTACGGCTTCTACTCGCACAGCTAG
- the TBR1 gene encoding T-box brain protein 1 isoform X1, translating into MQLEHCLSPSIMLSKKFLNVSSSYPHAGGSELALHDHPIISTTDNLERSSPLKKITRGMTNQSDTDNFPDSKDTPGDVQRNKLSPVLDGVSELRHSFDGSAADRYLLSQSSQPQSAASAPSTMFPYPSQHGPAHPAFSIASPSRYMAHHPVITNGAYNSLLSNSSPQGYPTAGYPYPQQYGHSYQGAPFYQFSSTQPGLVPGKAQVYLCNRPLWLKFHRHQTEMIITKQGRRMFPFLSFNISGLDPTAHYNIFVDVILADPNHWRFQGGKWVPCGKADTNVQGNRVYMHPDSPNTGAHWMRQEISFGKLKLTNNKGASNNNGQMVVLQSLHKYQPRLHVVEVNEDGTEDTNQPGRVQTFTFPETQFIAVTAYQNTDITQLKIDHNPFAKGFRDNYDTIYTGCDMDRLTPSPNDSPRSQIVPGARYAMAGSFLQDQFVSNYAKSRFHPGAGAGPGPGADRSVPHTNGLLSPQQAEDPGAPSPQRWFVAPANNRLDFAASAYDTATDFAGNAATLLSYAAAGVKALPLQAAGCAGRPLGYYADPSGWGARSPPQYCSKSGSVLSCWPNSAAAARMAAGNPYLGEEAESLAPERSPLPGAEDSKPKDLSDSSWIETPSSIKSIDSSDSGIYEQAKRRRISPSDTPVSESSSPLKSEVLTQRDCEKTCAKDIGYYGFYSHS; encoded by the exons ATGCAGCTGGAGCATTGTCTTTCTCCCTCTATCATGCTCTCCAAGAAATTTCTCAATGTGAGCAGCAGTTACCCACATGCAGGCGGATCTGAGCTTGCCTTGCATGATCATCCCATTATCTCGACCACTGACAACCTGGAGAGAAGTTcacctttgaaaaaaattaccaggGGGATGACGAATCAGTCAGATACAGACAATTTTCCTGACTCCAAGGACACACCAGGGGACGTCCAGAGAAATAAACTCTCTCCCGTCTTGGACGGGGTCTCTGAGCTTCGTCACAGTTTCGATGGATCTGCTGCAGATCGCTATCTGCTCTCTCAGTCCAGCCAGCCCCagtctgctgcctctgctcctaGTACCATGTTCCCTTATCCCAGCCAGCATGGACCTGCTCACCCAGCCTTTTCCATCGCCAGCCCCAGCCGCTACATGGCTCATCATCCTGTGATCACCAACGGAGCTTATAACAGCCTCCTGTCCAACTCTTCTCCGCAAGGCTACCCCACGGCGGGCTACCCGTACCCCCAGCAGTATGGCCATTCCTACCAAGGGGCACCTTTCTACCAGTTCTCCTCCACCCAGCCGGGGCTGGTTCCCGGCAAGGCTCAGGTCTACCTGTGCAACAGGCCACTCTGGCTGAAATTTCACCGGCACCAGACGGAGATGATCATCACGAAGCAGGGAAG gcGCATGTTCCCTTTCCTAAGCTTTAATATTTCTGGTCTCGACCCTACGGCTCACTACAATATTTTTGTGGATGTAATTTTGGCGGACCCCAATCACTGGAGATTTCAGGGAGGCAAATGGGTTCCTTGCGGCAAGGCGGACACCAATGTACAAG GAAACCGGGTGTATATGCATCCCGACTCCCCCAACACGGGAGCCCACTGGATGCGTCAGGAAATCTCCTTTGGGAAATTAAAACTTACAAACAATAAAGGAGCATCAAACAACAACGGGCAG ATGGTGGTTTTGCAGTCCCTTCACAAGTACCAACCTCGCTTGCATGTGGTGGAGGTGAACGAAGACGGGACGGAGGATACCAACCAGCCGGGCAGAGTGCAGACATTCACCTTCCCCGAGACTCAGTTCATTGCCGTCACCGCCTACCAAAACACCGAT ATCACGCAGCTGAAAATAGACCACAACCCTTTCGCAAAAGGATTCCGAGACAATTATGACAC GATCTACACGGGCTGCGACATGGACCGGCTGACGCCTTCCCCCAACGACTCACCCCGCTCGCAGATCGTGCCCGGGGCCCGCTACGCCATGGCCGGCTCCTTCCTCCAGGACCAGTTCGTGAGTAACTACGCCAAGTCCCGCTTCCATCCCGGGGCAGGAgccggcccggggcccggcgccGACCGCAGCGTGCCCCACACCAACGGGCTGCTCTCCCCACAGCAAGCCGAGGACCCGGGGGCCCCCTCGCCGCAGCGCTGGTTCGTCGCCCCCGCCAACAATCGCCTCGACTTCGCCGCCTCCGCCTACGACACGGCCACCGACTTCGCCGGCAACGCGGCCACGCTGCTGTCCTACGCGGCCGCGGGCGTCAAGGCGCTGCCTCTGCAGGCGGCCGGCTGCGCCGGGCGGCCGCTGGGCTACTACGCCGACCCCTCGGGCTGGGGGGCCCGCAGCCCCCCGCAGTACTGCAGCAAGTCGGGCTCCGTGCTCTCCTGCTGGCCCAacagcgcggcggcggcgcgcatGGCCGCCGGCAACCCCTACCTGGGGGAGGAGGCGGAGAGCCTGGCCCCCGAGCGGTCCCCCTTGCCGGGCGCCGAGGACTCCAAGCCCAAAGATTTGTCCGACTCCAGCTGGATCGAGACGCCGTCGTCCATTAAGTCCATCGACTCCTCCGATTCTGGGATTTACGAGCAGGCCAAAAGGAGGCGGATCTCCCCCTCGGACACCCCGGTGTCCGAGAGCTCCTCGCCCCTCAAGAGCGAGGTGCTTACCCAGCGGGACTGCGAAAAGACCTGCGCCAAGGACATCGGCTATTACGGCTTCTACTCGCACAGCTAG